The Streptomyces sp. M92 nucleotide sequence TGCGCTGGGCGTTTTTGGAGCCGCTCGCCGCGCACGGCCGGGCCGACGAGAAGGTGCTCGCCGCCGAGCTGGCCCGCGACGACACGGCCTCCGGCAAGCGCCACCAGGTGCGCTGCCTGGCGGCCCGTCCGTCGGCGGCCGTCAAGGCGCAGGCCTGGGCGCAGGTCGTGGAGTCGGACGCGCTGTCCAACGCCCTGGTGGAGGCGACCATCGCGGGCTTCGCGCAGCCCTCGCAGCGGGAGCTGGTCGCGCCCTACGCCGAGAAGTACTTCGCGGCGATCGAGCAGGTGTGGGACGAGCGGTCGATCCAGATCGGGATGGACGTGGTGCGGGGCCTGTTCCCGTCGCTGCGGGACTCCCAGGACACGCTGGAGGCGACGGACGCGTGGCTGTCCGCCCACGAGGACGCGGCGCCGGCGCTGCGGCGGCTGGTGCTGGAGGCGCGGGACGACCTGGCGCGGGCGCTGCGGGGACAGGCGTGCGACGCGGCGGCGGGGAGCCGCTGAGCCACCCCGACCTCTGGCCAACGATTTGGCGCTCCGTCATCGTTACGGAATTCAGCCAATAGCAGCCGTAACCCCTGGTCCGCACCTTTGCCGACCAGGGGTTTTCGGCATCCGAACACCCGTCCTTTAGGGCGGGCTTGTCCGGATTGAGCGTCGGCCTTGTAACAGCGGTTAAGGGGCGGACCGGGCGCGGGAAATTGCCGGTCATGACGCACAACACCCCGCTCTCCCCCCGCCCCCTGCACCAGCTCGCCGACGGCCGGCGCCGGCTGATGACCACCGCTCAGCTGCGGGCGCACGGTGTCTCCGCCGCCGAGACCGACGAGCAGTGCCGGCCGGGCGGCTCCTGGCAGCAGCTGCTCCCGAACGTCGTCCTGCTCCGCCCGGGCCCGCCGACCGGCGAGGAGCGCCTGCACGCGGTACTGCTGTACGCGTCGCGGGAGCGGTCCGGCGGGCCGGGCCCCTCGGCCCCGGTGTCCGTACCGCTCCAGCCGGGCGGCAAGGACGCGCCCGCGACACCGTACGCGGAGGCGATGATCACGGGTCCGGCCGCGCTGACGCTGCACGGCTTCTCCACCACTCCCCCGCTGCCTGCCCTGGAGGTCGTCGACGTCCTGGTGCCGAGACTGCGCCGACTGCGCACGACGGGCTGCGCGCGCGTCGTCCGCACGACCGCGCTGCCCAACGCCGAGCTGATCACCGGGGTTCCGGTGGCGCCGGTGGCGCGGGCGCTGGCGGACACGGTGGCGGAGCTGACGGACGCGGGCGTGGTCCGCCGGCTGCTGACGGAGGCGGTGCGCGGCGGGCACTGCGAACCGGCGGCGGTGGTACGGGAGCTGAACCGGGCCCGGTTGCTCAGCCGCCCACACGTGGTGGACGCGGTGGACTCGCTGGTCGCCGAGGGGCGGGCGCTGGCCGAGCGGCGCCTGTACCGGATGGTGCGCGAACACGGGCTGCCGGAGCCGCTGTGGAACGTCGACCTGCGCCTGCCCGGCGGCCCGCACCTCGGCGGCGTGGACGCCTTCTGGCCCGAGCACGCGGTGGCGCTGGAGCTGGACACCCGCGCCCACCGGCAGCAGGAGGACGACGCGGTGTGGGCGGAACACGTGCGCAAGCGCGAGCACCTGGAGCGGCTGGGCGTCACGGTCGTGCACCTCACGCCGCGCAAGCTGCGGGACTCCCTGGAACACCAGGCGGCAGTCGTCCGGACGGCGTTGATGGCGGCCGGAGACAGGGAACCCGCCGCGTACGTCGTGGTACTGCCCCGGTAGTACCACGAGGGCAGGAGGGGAGAGGAGGGGCCGCCGGGCACGACCGCCCGGCGGCCCCTCCTCACGTCCTCACACCTCTCGTCACTCGGCGCAGAACTCCGCCTCGATCACCGCGCCGCTGTCCCCCGACCAGTCGCCGTTGAAGTTGAGGGCGAGCGCGTGCCGGCCGTCCCTCGTCGTCACCGCCTCCGACGAGGAGCCGTGGATGCCGCCACCGTGTCCCCAGACGGTGACCCCGCAGCCGAGCTCCCGCTTGATCAGGCCGAGGCCGTAACCGGCACCCACCTCCACCTCGTCCGCCGGGACGGTGGTCGTCATCTCGGCCAGCTGCTCGGCGGGCAGCAGCCGGCCCCGCAGGAGGGCGGTGTAGAAGCGGTTCAGGTCGGCGGAGCTGGAGACCATCTCGCCCGCCGCCCCGGCGATGGACGGGTTGAGCCGCGTGACGTCGTACGTCGGTCCGGTCGCCGTCCCGCCCAGCTTGGAGTACGCGCGGCTGCTGGGCCGCGGCAGCCAGGTCCGGGTGCCGGGGACCGAGGTGGCGCGCAGCTTCAGCGGCTCGACGATGCGGCGGCGCACCTCCTCACCGTACGGGCGTCCGGTGGCCTCCTCGATCACCATGCCGGCCAGGACGTAGTTGGTGTTGGAGTAGTTCCAGTCGGTGCCGGGTTCGAAGTCGGGCTTGTGGGCCATGGCGACGGCGACCAGTTCCCGTGGCGTCACCGTGTCGTAGCGGTGCTCGAAGAAGCCATCCTCGAGGAAGTGGGTACGGCCGAACTCCTCGTCGGCGGTGTAGTTGTAGACGCCGCTGGTGTGGTTGAGGAGTTGGCGCAAAGTGATGCGGCCGCCGTCGTGGCCGTTGCCCTCCACCACGCCCGGCAGCCAGTCGTCCACCGTGTCGTCCAGCGACAGCCGGCCCTCGGCCTCCAGCTGGAGCAGGACGGTGGCGACGAAGGTCTTGGTGATGCTGCCGACCCGGTAGCGGTCCCGCTCCGAACGCGGCTCGCCGGTCCGCAGGTCGCCCACCCCGGCAGTCCCGGCCCAAGTGCGGTGGCCGTCGCGGGCGGCCGCGGTCACGCCGGGCACGCCGTCGGCGACCGCGGCCGCCATGGCGCGGCGGGTCGCCTCGTGGCCGTGGCCGCCGGCGGCGGGTGCCGCCACGGCCGGGGCGGCCAGCGCTGCCGACAGTGCCACGGCGGTGGCCGCCACCAGGGTGGTCCGTACGCGTGCGCTCATGTCTTCCCCCATCGTCTGCGTCCTCGGTGTCGCTCGGTCGGCGGGAAGGACCGAGCGGCCGGCGTGCAGGTTGAGGCGTCCGGTGGTGGTTGGGCCGCTTTCAGCCCTCTCCCGGCCCGCCCCGCCCGGCCCGCCCCGCCGGCGGCCGCTCCCGCCACAGCCGCAGCCCCGCGTCGACCAGCGGCACCCGTCTCAGGCCGGGCACGACGTCCAGGTCCTGCCAGGCCGCCAGGTCGGTGGAGCCGCCGACCTCGAACCGCAGGCCGCCGCCGGTGACCCGGGCCTCGTAGACGAGCCGTACACCGTGGTGGTCCACGGTCCGCCGCAGCAGGCGCCCCGGGCCGACGCGGCTCGGCCGGGTCAGCCGGTTGGAGTCGACGCCGAGCAGGGCGGTGGGCTCGACGCGGTAACCGGTCTCCTCCTCCACCTCGCGGACGACGGTGTCGTGGGGGTCCTCGCCGTGTTCCGTCCCGCCGCCCGGCAGCACCCACTCGGGGACCCCGCCGGGGCCCGGCGACCGGGCGAGCAGCACCTTTCCGTCGCGGACGCATATGGCGTAGGCCGCCACCCTCAGTTTGCGCAGCACTCGGGGACGTTAACCCGCCCGGCACGGACCCGGGCGGGGCTCACGGGAATGTCACGGGCCGCCCCATGTGTCCCCGGTGGCGTATGGCGGAAGTACGCCATGACTCCATCCCGCCCCGGACAACTCTCCCCAAACAATGATCCCTTGGGTAAAGCTGAGCGGTCGTCCGGGATCGGAATCCGGACGACCGCGGCCAGGACCGATCGGCCCCGGTCGCACCCTCACGTTCCTTACCAACAAGGGATGCCGATGACCCACACCCCCCAGCGCGAACCGATACCGGGCGCCAGACGCGCGGTGCGCGTCGCCGTGGCCACGGGCCTCGCCGCCGCGCTCTGCGCCGCAGGGCCGATACCCATGGCGTTCGCCGCCGACGGCCCCCAGGTCGCGCCGCCCGCCGACGCCTCCGTGAAGTCCGCGCACGACAAGCTCGGTTCGCACGACGCGGACCTGCTCGCCGAGGCGAAGACCGACGGCACGAAGAGCGTCACGATGATGGTCGCCACCGCCCCCGGCAAGACCGAGCAGGTGGCGAGGGAACTGGACGCGGTCGGCGGCGGCAGCGTCGGCCGGACCTACGACGAACTCGGCTACGTCCGCGCCACCGTCCCCACCGGCAAGGCGGACGCGGCCATCGCCGCCGCCGCCAAGCTCTCCTCCGTGCACGGCATCGACCTGCGCGACGAGATCCCGCTGGACGACCCGACGCCGGCCGCCGACCGGGCGAAGGGCGGCGAGCACCACAAGGGCCGCACCTACCCGGGACCCGACCGCCGCACCCCCGCAGAGAACCCGTACAACCCGTCGTTCGAGACGGGCGCCGTCGACTTCGTGAAGAAGCACCCGAAGGCGGACGGCCGCGGCGTCACCATCGGCATCCTCGACTCGGGCGTCGACCTCGCCCACCCGGCGCTGCAGAAGACCACCACCGGCGAGCGCAAGATCGTCGACTGGGTCACCGCGACCGACCCGGTCGTCGACGGCGACCGGACCTGGCGCCCGATGACCACCTCCGTCTCCGGGCCGACCTTCACCTACGGCGGCGAGACGTGGACGGCGCCGGCGGGCTCGTACCAGGTGAACACCTTCCTGGAGTCGTACACCACCGGCGGTGACGCGGGCGGCGACGCCAACCGGGACGGCGACACCACCGACTCCTGGGGCGTGCTGTACGACGCGCAGGCCGGCACGGTCCGCGTCGACCTGAACGGCAACCACGACTTCGCCGACGACACCCCGATGAAGCCCTACAAGGACGGCTTCCAGGTCGGGTACTTCGGCACCGACGACCCGAAGACGGGCGTGGCCGAGCGCCAGCCGTTCGTCGTCGAGATCCGCGAGGACGTGGTCTACAACGGGGCCGGCGCGAAGGCCGACTTCGTCAACATCGGCGTCATCGAGGGCTCGCACGGCTCGCACGTGGCCGGACTCGCCGCCGCCAACGGCCTGTTCGGCGGCCGGATGGACGGTGCCGCGCCCGGTGCGAAGATCGTCTCGTCCCGCGCCTGCACCTGGAGCGGCGGCTGCACCAACGTCGCGCTCACCGAGGGCATGATCGACCTCGTCGTCGACCGCGGCGTCGACATCGTCAACATGTCGATCGGCGGCCTGCCCGCGCTCAACGACGGCAACAACGCGCGCGCCGAGCTGTACACGCGCCTCATCGACACCTACGGCGTCCAGCTCGTCATCTCCGCGGGCAACTCCGGCCCCGGCGCCAACACCATCGGCGACCCGTCGCTGGCGGACAAGGTGATCTCGGTCGGCGCCTCCATCTCCCGCGAGACCTGGGCCGCCAACTACGGCTCCGCGGTGAAGCGGAAGTACCAGATGATGCCGTTCTCCTCGCGCGGGCCGCGTGAGGACGGCGGCTTCACCCCGACGCTGACCGCGCCCGGCGCGGCCGTCAACACCATCCAGACCTGGGCGCCCGGCTCCCCGGTCCCCGAGGCCGGCTACGACCTGCCCGCCGGCTACGGCATGCTCCAGGGCACCTCGATGGCCTCCCCGCAGGCCGCCGGCGCCTCGGCGCTGCTGCTGTCGGCCGCGAAGCAGGCGGACATCGACCTCACCCCGGCCAAGCTGCGGACGGCGCTGACCTCGACCGCCGACCACATCAAGGGCGTGCAGGCGTACGAGGAGGGCGCGGGCCTGATCAACATCCCCGACGCCTGGAAGTCGATCCGGCGCGGCGCCACCGCCCACGAGTACACGGTCAAGGCCCCGGTCGACACCGCCATCGACCAGTTCCTCGAGACCCCGGGCCACGGCACCGGCCTCTACGACCGTGAGGGCGGCCTGGAGGCGGGCGAGCGCAAGACGTACGAGATCACGCTCACCCGCACCTCCGGCGCCGACCGGGCGATCCGGCACGAGCTGCACTTCGAGAACAACACCGACCGCACCTTCCGCATCGTCGGCTCCGACGAGGTGCGGCTGCCGCTGAACGAGCCGGTCACCGTCAAGGTCCAGGCGAAGCCGCGCTCCGAGGGCATCAAGAGCGCGATCCTCGAGGTCGACGACCCGCGCACCGAGGGCACCGACAAGCTGGTCCTGACCACGGTCGTGGCCTCGGCCCCGCTGGAGTACGACTTCTCCGCGAAGGACTCCGTGCAGCGCAACAGCACCGAGTCGTACTTCGTGACCGTCCCCGAGGGCGCGAAGACACTCGAGGTGGCGATGAGCGGGCTGAAGGGTGAGAGCCAGACCCGGTTCATCGCCATTCACCCGTACGGCGTCCCGGTCGACAACACCTCCACGCCGTACTGCTACAACAACTACCTCGACGGCAACGGCTGCCGGCCCGACGTGCGCGCGTACGCCGACCCGCAGCCCGGCGTCTGGGAGATCGAGGTCGAGTCGCGGCGCACCTCGCCGCTGCTGGACAACCCGTACGAGCTGGACGTCACGGTCCTCGGCGCGGAGTTCGACCCGGAGGTCGTGACGGTGCCCGAGGCCGAGGTCGGCACCCCGGCCGACGCCTCCTGGAAGGTGACGAACCGGTACGGCCCGATCGACGGCAAGCTGGTCGGCGGCCCGCTCGGCTCGGCCGAGACGTCCCGTCCGTCGATCGCGCAGGGCGAGACGAAGAGGTCCACGGTGGAGGTGCCCGAGGGCGCCGAGTCGCTGGACGTGGCCATCGGCGGCGTCTCCGACGCGGCCGCCGACCTGGACCTGACGGTCTACGACCAGGACGGCAACGTGGTCGGCCAGTCCGCCGACGGCGACTCGCAGGAGTCGGTCTCCGTGCCGAAGCCGGCCGCCGGCGCCTACACCGTCGAGGTCGTCGGCTACTCGGTGCCGTCGGGCAGCACGGAGTACGACTACCGGGACGTGTACTTCGCCGCCACCCTCGGCTCGGTCACCGTGGACGGCTCGGCGCCGGTGAAGCTCGGCACGGGCGAGACGGCGACGGTCTCCGGCAGCGTCACGGCGCTGGCCGCCGCGCCTCAGGGCCGTGAGTTCTTCGGCCGGGTCCAGCTGGTGAACGCCCACGGCACGGCCGCGGGCCTCGGCAGCGTGCGGATCGGCAAGGTCGTGCCGTAGTCCGGTGCGGCAGGTGGGAGGGGCGGGCGCTCTGCGGGGCGCCCGCCCCTTCGGTTCGTTCCGGTTCGTTCCGGCTCGTTCCGGCTCGTTCCGTGCAGGTCAGCCGCAGGTGAGGGTGCGGGACTCGGGCAGGGAGGCGGTGATCCGGGCGCGGGCGGTGGCGATGTCCCGCTCACCGGTGATCACGGTGTCCGCCCCGGCCCCCTCCCGCGCGACGCCGACCAGCACCCGGTCGCCGGGGCGGAGCCGGGCGGTGGCGTCGTCCAGGAGGAAGGTCACCGGTTCGACGCCCGTACGCGGCCCGGGACTGGCCGCGGGCCAGGTACTCGCCGCCGGCCCGGCGCCCGTCCCGGGCCCGGCGCTCGTCTCAGGCCAGGTGCTCGCCGTCGTGCCTGTGCTCGTCCCTGACCCGGTGCTCGCCGCTGCCCCCGCGCTCGCCCCGAAGCCCACGCTCGGTGTCGGCCAAGTGCTCGATGCCGGCCCAGTGCTCGTCGTCCCCGACCCGCTGCTCACCCCCGACACGACGATCCTCCCCGACCCGACGATCACCCCCGACCCCGCGCTCGCCCCGAAGCCCACGCTCGGTGTCGGCCCAATGCTCTTCCCCGACCCGCTGCTCACCCCCGACCCGACGCTCGTCCCCGGCCCGGCGCTCACCCCCGACCCGACGCTCACCCCCGGCCCGGCGCTCGTCCCCGGCCCGGTGCTCACCCCCGACCCGGTACTCGCCCCCGGAACGTACGCGCGCGTCACGCGGAGGGTGATTCGGTGCCGGGCCTCTCCCGGGACCGGCTGGGCGCCGGTCACCGTGCCCTCGGCGACGAGGCGGGCGCAGGCGAGGTAGCGGGGGGTGCCGAAGACGAGGCCGGCATCCTGGTCGGGGACGGAGTCGTCCCGTTGGGCGCCGGACGCCGCCTCGCCGGCCGTGTCGTCCGTGCCGCCGCCGGTCTGCACCGCGAGCCATCCCAGGCCGGTGACCACGACGCCCGCGCAGGCCGCCGCGAGGACGCCCAGGGCGAGGCGGAAGGACCGGCGCGGAGGGCGGCTCGCCGATGTGCCCCCTACTGGCGCGGCGACCCGCGGTTCGGGAGCCGGTTCACCCAGGGCGCGTCCGAGGACGTCCAGCTGTTCTCGCAGCAGCGCCACGTCGGCCGCCGCCGCCCCGTACTCGGCATCGGCGTCCGCGCCCGCCCCGGGCGGCAGCGGCTCGCCCGTGATCGCGGCCATCAGCGCGTCGTGCCCGGCGGGGTGCTGCCCGGCGGGATTCCGTTCGGCGGGATTCCGTTCGGCGGCCATCTCACACCACCTCGTCCTCGTGCAGCCGGGCCCGCAGCGCCCGTACCGCCGTGTACAGCCTGCTCTTGACCGTGCCCTCGGGGATGCCCAGCTCCTCGGCGATCCCGCGCACCGGCAGGTCGGCGTAGAAGCGCAGGACGACGACCTGCCGCTGGTTGTCGGGCAGCTCGTCCAGGCCCTGCGCGACGGCGAGGGAGAGCAGGCTCGTCTCCTCGCCGGAGGGCTGGTCACTCTGGCGCAGGGCGGCCAGGCGCTCGCCCAGCCGCGCCTGGCGGTGCCTGGCCCGGTGCCAGTCCATGGCCAGGTTGGAGGCGACGACCGCCGCCCACGCGGACACGTCGCGCGGCGCCTCCCGTCCGCTCGCCGTCCGCTCCAGCAGCCTGAGGCGGACCTGCTGCACCCCGTCCGGCAGGTCCGCCTGAGGCACGCCGCCGAGCGCGAGCACCGCCCGCACCCGCCGTTCCTGAGCCGCGTCCAGGGGATCGTCCGGTACGGCGTCCCCCTGGCCGCGGCGGGCCCTTCCGCGCAGCACGGCCACCCCTCCCCTCGCCGTGTTTCCCCTATGACGCCGCAGGGGCCCGAAACGTTCGCCGGATCGCGCCCGCCCCGGTACGAGGCATACGTCACATCGTCGTGTGGGGTGGGAAGGGATGGGCAGGGGCGGAACAGCACAGCTTGCGGCGCGGGGACCGGTCGGCGGAATTTCTGCAGCTCAGCCGGGGTTTTCACGCAAGGACCGCACCCGTCGCCCGAGCCGCCGCGTCCCACGGTGCGGGCACACCGCGCAAAGAACTGGACAGGCGGGCCGGGCCGCGCCGCATGATGGAAAAGTCTCGGCCGAGCAAAGCGCGCGTGAAGACACGCGCACAAACGGAGAAGGAGTCACCGTGAGGGTCGGAATCGTCGGAGCCACCGGTCAGGTCGGCACGGTCATGCGCAGGATCCTCACGGAACGGGACTTTCCGGTCACCGAGCTGAGGCTGTTCGCCTCCGCCCGCAGCGCCGGCAAGGACCTGGACGGCGTGACGGTGGAGGACGCGGCCACCGCCGACTACTCCGGCCTGGACATCGTGCTGTTCTCCGCGGGCGGCGCCACCTCGAAGGCGCTGGCCGAGAAGGTCGCCGCGCAGGGCCCCGTCGTGATCGACAACTCCTCCGCCTGGCGCCGCCACCCCGAGGTCCCGCTGGTCGTATCCGAGGTCAACCCGCACGCGATCGCCGACCGCCCCAAGGGCATCATCGCCAACCCGAACTGCACGACGATGGCCGCGATGCCGGTCCTGCGTCCGCTGCACGCCGAGGCGGGCCTCGAAGCCCTGGTGGTCGCCACCTACCAGGCGGTGTCCGGTTCCGGGCTGGCCGGTGTGGACGAGCTGTTCGAGCAGGTCAAGAAGGTCGGCGACGACGCGCCGAAGCTCACCCACGACGGCTCGGCGGCCGAGTTCCCGAAGCCGGAGAAGTACGTCGCGCCGATCGCGTACAACGTGCTGCCGCTGGCCGGTTCCATCGTGGACGACGGCCTGCACGAGACGGACGAGGAGCAGAAGCTCCGCCACGAGTCCCGCAAGATCCTGGAGATCCCGGAGCTGAAGGTCTCCGGCACCTGCGTGCGCGTGCCCGTCTTCAGCGGCCACTCCCTCCAGATCAACGCCCGCTTCGCCCGCCCGATCGACGTGGAGCGCGCCAAGGAGCTGCTGGCCGGCGCCCCCGGCGTGGCGCTCTCCGAGGTGCCGACCCCGCTGCAGGCGGCCGGTCAGGACCCGTCGTACGTGGGCCGCATCCGCCGGGACGAGACCGTGGAGAACGGTCTGGCCCTGTTCGTCTCCAACGACAACCTGCGCAAGGGCGCGGCCCTGAACGCCGTGCAGATCGCGGAGCTGGTGGCGGCGGAGCTGAAGGGCTAGGACCCTGGGGCTCAGCTCAGCCCCGCCGCACCTCGTAGAGGAAGCAGCCGTACTCGACGGCCCGGACGTGGACGAGCGCCACGGCCGGGTCGTCGAACGCTTCCCGGAGGGCGTACGCGAAGGCGCCGGGGTCGCCGATCAGGCGGCCGCCCAGGATGCGCCCGTCGGCGCAGTAGCGGCGCAGGACGCGGTGGGAGTCGGTGAAGGCCAGGCCGCCCGTCCTGGGCCCCGCGCACTCCCCGGCGTGGACGAAGACCGGTCCCTGCTCGTCGTAGGCGCCCGGGTCGGCGCCCGTCGCCGCCGCCCAGCGCCGCAGCGGGGCGTACGAGACGAGGGTGATCGCCTCCCCCGGGCGGCTGCGGCGCAGGCAGCAGCGGAGCGGGGCGCCGCCCTCGTCGTCGGTGAAAGGGGCGGGCACGCGGCCCGCGTCGTCGGTGGTGCGCAGTTCCTTCAGGGCGGCCGGCGGGATCGGCCGTGCGGTGTAGTGCTCCATGGCGCCAGGCTCGCGCGCGCCCGGACCGCGCACCGGCGGGAAACGGACATCGCGTTCCGTCCCGGCCACGTGGAAGGATGGCGCAACCCACACATAACGAGGAGATGACCGCGTGCCTGGCACAAACCTGACTCGCGAAGAGGCGCAGCAGCGGGCGAAGCTGCTGACCGTTGACTCGTACGAGATCGATCTCGACCTCACCGGCGCGCAGGAGGGCGGCACCTACCGGTCCGTGACCACGGTGCGCTTCGACGTCGCGGAGACCGGCGACGAGAGCGGTGCCTCGTCCTTCATCGACCTGGTCGCGCCGACGGTCCACGAGGTGACGCTGAACGGCGACTCCCTCGACCCCGCCGAGGTGTTCCAGGACTCCCGCATCGCCCTGCCGGGGCTGCTGCCGGGCCGCAACATCCTGCGGGTGGCCGCCGACTGCGCGTACACCAACACCGGCGAGGGCCTGCACCGCTTCGTCGACCCGGTCGACGACCAGGCGTACCTGTACACGCAGTTCGAGGTGCCGGACGCGCGCCGCGTCTTCGCGAGCTTCGAGCAGCCGGACCTCAAGGCGACCTTCCAGTTCACCGTGAAGGCGCCCGAGGGCTGGACGGTCATCTCCAACTCGCCCACCCCGGAGCCCCAGGACAACGTCTGGGCCTTCGAGCCGACCCCGCGCATCTCGTCGTACATCACGGCGCTGATCGTCGGCCCGTACCACTCCGTGCACAGCGTGTACGAGAAGGACGGCCAGTCCGTCCCGCTCGGCATCTACTGCCGTCCCTCGCTCGCCGAGCACCTCGACGCGGACGCGATCTTCGACGTCACCCGGCAGGGCTTCGAGTGGTTCCAGGAGAAGTTCGACTACCAGTACCCGTTCAAGAAGTACGACCAGCTCTTCGTGCCGGAGTTCAACGCGGGCGCGATGGAGAACGCGGGCGCGGTGACCATCCGCGACCAGTACGTGTTCCGTTCGAAGGTGACGGACGCCGCGTACGAGGTGCGGGCGGCGACGATCCTGCACGAGCTGGCGCACATGTGGTTCGGCGACCTGGTCACCATGGAGTGGTGGAACGACCTGTGGCTGAACGAGTCGTTCGCCACCTACGCGGAGGCCGCCTGCCAGGCCGACGCGCCCGGCTCGAAGTGGCCGCACTCGTGGACGACGTTCGCCAACCAGATGAAGACCTGGGCCTACCGGCAGGACCAGCTGCCGTCCACGCACCCGATCATGGCGGACATCACCGACCTGGACGACGTGCTCGTCAACTTCGACGGCATCACGTACGCCAAGGGCGCGAGCGTGCTCAAGCAGCTCGTCGCGTACGTCGGTGAGGAGGCGTTCTTCAAGGGCGTGCAGGCGTACTTCAAGCGGCACGCGTTCGGCAACACGCGCCTGTCCGACCTGCTGGGCGCGCTGGAGGAGACCTCGGGGCGCGACCTGAGGACCTGGTCGAAGGCGTGGCTGGAGACGGCCGGCATCAACGTGCTGCGCCCGGAGATCGAGACGGACGCGGACGGGGTCGTCACGTCCTTCGCCATCCGCCAGGAGGCTCCCGCGCTGCCCGCCGGCGCCAAGGGTGAGCCCACCCTCCGCCCGCACCGCATCGCGATCGGCGCCTACGACCTCGACGCGAACGGCAAGCTGGTGCGCGGTGAGCGCGTCGAGCTGGACGTGGACGGCGAGCTGACGGCCGTGCCGCAGCTGGTCGGCAAGGCCCGCCCGGCGGTGCTGCTGCTGAACGACGACGACCTCTCGTACGCGAAGGTCCGCCTGGACGAGCAGTCCCTCGCCGTGGTCACCGAGCACCTCGGCGACTTCACCGAGTCGCTGCCGCGCGCCCTGTGCTGGGCGTCGGCCT carries:
- the pepN gene encoding aminopeptidase N; this encodes MPGTNLTREEAQQRAKLLTVDSYEIDLDLTGAQEGGTYRSVTTVRFDVAETGDESGASSFIDLVAPTVHEVTLNGDSLDPAEVFQDSRIALPGLLPGRNILRVAADCAYTNTGEGLHRFVDPVDDQAYLYTQFEVPDARRVFASFEQPDLKATFQFTVKAPEGWTVISNSPTPEPQDNVWAFEPTPRISSYITALIVGPYHSVHSVYEKDGQSVPLGIYCRPSLAEHLDADAIFDVTRQGFEWFQEKFDYQYPFKKYDQLFVPEFNAGAMENAGAVTIRDQYVFRSKVTDAAYEVRAATILHELAHMWFGDLVTMEWWNDLWLNESFATYAEAACQADAPGSKWPHSWTTFANQMKTWAYRQDQLPSTHPIMADITDLDDVLVNFDGITYAKGASVLKQLVAYVGEEAFFKGVQAYFKRHAFGNTRLSDLLGALEETSGRDLRTWSKAWLETAGINVLRPEIETDADGVVTSFAIRQEAPALPAGAKGEPTLRPHRIAIGAYDLDANGKLVRGERVELDVDGELTAVPQLVGKARPAVLLLNDDDLSYAKVRLDEQSLAVVTEHLGDFTESLPRALCWASAWDMTRDAELATRDYLSLVLSGIGKESDIGVVQSLHRQVKLAIDQYADPNAREALLTRWTEATLAHLRAAEAGSDHQLAWARAFAATARTPEQLDLLDALLDGTQTVEGLAVDTELRWAFVQRLAAVGRFGGSEIQSEYERDRTAAGERHAATARAARPTEAAKAEAWESVVESDKLPNAVQEAVIAGFVQTDQRELLAPYTERYFEVLKDVWESRSHEMAQQIAVGLYPAVQVSRDTLDRTDAWLSSAEPNAALRRLVSESRSGVERALKAQAADAAAASA